From Acetobacteroides hydrogenigenes, one genomic window encodes:
- a CDS encoding DUF5686 and carboxypeptidase-like regulatory domain-containing protein — MKKILSILLILASTQVLSQGRYSGTVRDAVTLKPLPFATVVVSHNKTKGVTTNLHGEFTISTSLSDQSLTFSYMGYESRMVAALTLKPSGNEILLKPSDYSIDEITVYPSENPAHRIINNAIAHVPDNNPDENPSYSCRIYSKTILRVEPYAKSKNEATFRSFTDTMNVLVTESVADRVYRYKDITQEKVVANRVSGFKNPLFSFNTTSFQPIHFYKTNITLLDKNFLNPISPNSTKSYFFLMQDTLIAGHDTTFVIQFTPRRNTNFDGLKGFLHINSNGWAIQNVAAERADKAGIDINIEQQYTLQKGKWFPSQYRHRVTLNNYPPGFGLCSYMEGVGTVYDVVISKSAPKDLTRSTVEIADTANKAYKAIEHYRSLPLSKKDSTTYRTYEDISREYNLDRFQFLAENLFQAKIPVRWLSIPLTSIYSSNEYEKNRYGLALETNRRLCKYASIGGHFAYGTKDAEWKYGGFITIFPTGDPRTSLRLSYRNDVEMATHFYLIGEKRNVLVNRFLLDKADRIIEYAAKASFRIWDFDISAGAKRQQLAPTYSYRYNGIEQHRLWTNNSELDLTVRLGYKERETKFFNSYIYETQGYPVVGVSIRQGVRALNGCYRYTSIEAGLYKRFVIRKAGVLRITALAGSINGSVPYSLLYGTNGTKSSYFPFLVNNSFNCARPFEYASSRYGSTFVYYDLGSLLLSTKHFKPTVSIFQAAGWSRLANHVRYEGLDVKDMRKGYFESGLVLGSLLRFKMLGFFYLGFGAGAFVAYGDAVKVPLEETVTYKASINFDF; from the coding sequence ATGAAAAAAATTTTATCAATTCTCCTTATTCTGGCTTCAACACAGGTATTATCGCAAGGCAGATATAGCGGAACGGTACGCGATGCGGTGACGCTAAAACCCCTACCCTTTGCCACTGTTGTAGTATCGCACAACAAGACAAAGGGGGTTACCACCAATCTTCACGGAGAGTTTACCATCAGCACCTCGCTTTCCGATCAAAGCCTAACGTTTAGCTACATGGGGTACGAATCCCGCATGGTAGCGGCATTAACCCTTAAGCCTTCAGGCAACGAGATACTGCTAAAGCCTTCCGATTACAGCATCGACGAAATAACGGTGTACCCTTCCGAAAACCCCGCCCACCGAATCATCAACAACGCAATTGCACATGTACCCGATAACAACCCCGACGAGAACCCTTCGTACAGCTGCCGCATATACAGTAAGACCATACTCCGCGTAGAGCCCTACGCCAAATCGAAAAACGAGGCAACCTTCCGCAGCTTTACCGACACCATGAACGTGCTGGTTACCGAATCGGTTGCCGACAGGGTATACCGATACAAGGATATCACCCAAGAAAAGGTTGTTGCCAACAGGGTGAGCGGCTTCAAGAATCCGCTATTCAGTTTCAACACCACCTCTTTTCAGCCCATACACTTCTACAAAACGAACATAACGCTACTCGACAAAAACTTTTTGAACCCAATAAGCCCCAATAGCACCAAAAGCTACTTCTTTCTGATGCAGGACACGCTCATTGCAGGACACGACACCACCTTTGTAATTCAGTTTACGCCCCGCCGTAACACCAACTTCGATGGGCTAAAGGGCTTTTTGCATATTAACAGCAACGGCTGGGCCATACAGAACGTAGCTGCCGAAAGAGCTGATAAGGCAGGTATCGACATCAACATAGAGCAGCAGTACACCCTGCAAAAGGGCAAGTGGTTCCCCAGCCAATACCGTCACAGGGTTACGCTAAACAACTATCCTCCGGGCTTCGGGCTGTGCTCGTACATGGAAGGAGTAGGCACAGTGTACGATGTTGTAATTTCGAAATCGGCACCAAAAGACCTAACACGTAGCACGGTCGAAATTGCCGACACCGCCAACAAGGCATACAAAGCCATAGAGCACTACCGATCGTTACCGCTATCAAAAAAGGATTCGACTACCTACCGAACCTACGAGGATATTAGCCGAGAGTACAACCTAGACAGATTTCAGTTTCTAGCAGAAAACCTATTCCAGGCCAAGATTCCGGTGCGGTGGCTATCCATACCGCTCACGTCAATATACAGCAGCAACGAGTACGAGAAAAACCGCTATGGCCTTGCGCTGGAAACCAACCGAAGGCTCTGCAAGTATGCGTCAATTGGAGGTCATTTTGCCTACGGAACAAAGGATGCCGAATGGAAGTACGGAGGATTTATTACCATTTTCCCAACGGGCGATCCTAGAACATCGCTAAGGCTAAGCTACCGAAACGACGTGGAGATGGCCACGCACTTTTACCTGATAGGCGAGAAGCGAAACGTGCTCGTCAACCGATTTCTCCTCGACAAGGCAGACAGAATAATCGAATACGCCGCAAAAGCCTCGTTTAGGATATGGGATTTCGACATTTCGGCTGGGGCTAAACGGCAGCAGCTGGCACCAACCTACAGCTATCGCTACAACGGCATAGAACAGCATAGGCTATGGACCAACAACTCGGAACTCGACCTTACGGTTCGCTTAGGGTACAAGGAGCGCGAGACCAAATTCTTTAACTCCTACATTTACGAAACACAGGGCTACCCGGTAGTTGGCGTAAGCATCCGACAGGGAGTAAGAGCGCTTAATGGCTGCTACCGCTACACCAGCATCGAGGCGGGCCTGTATAAGCGTTTTGTAATCAGAAAGGCGGGGGTGCTACGCATAACCGCATTAGCAGGTAGCATTAACGGCAGTGTCCCCTACTCGCTGCTGTACGGTACCAACGGAACCAAAAGCAGCTACTTCCCATTTCTGGTAAACAACTCCTTCAACTGTGCCAGGCCGTTCGAGTACGCATCATCGCGCTACGGCAGCACATTTGTTTACTACGACCTTGGCTCGCTACTATTATCCACAAAGCACTTTAAGCCCACCGTATCCATATTTCAGGCTGCAGGATGGTCGCGGCTTGCCAACCATGTCCGATACGAAGGCCTCGATGTAAAGGACATGCGCAAGGGCTACTTCGAGTCGGGATTGGTACTAGGCAGCCTTCTTCGCTTTAAGATGCTAGGATTCTTCTACCTGGGCTTCGGCGCTGGGGCGTTCGTAGCCTACGGCGATGCCGTAAAGGTGCCACTAGAAGAAACGGTTACCTACAAGGCTAGCATTAACTTCGACTTCTAA